One genomic region from Hemiscyllium ocellatum isolate sHemOce1 chromosome 13, sHemOce1.pat.X.cur, whole genome shotgun sequence encodes:
- the LOC132821621 gene encoding cytochrome c oxidase assembly protein COX18, mitochondrial — MLWYQSLKLVKTLALTHGGTCVWTRCAWERARGLSYSAANGIIGKDQRIGCNRQLSSLSKSFEGNGVFQSPIVSHRRTLSLSSHVPASAVSTPQPGWYESFADSVPVQLTQDLLINVQQVTGLPWWASIICTTLALRATVTFPLAIYQMYIIAKVENLQPEIAELAKRLRYEVSVRAKQVGWSEKVARFHFRKNLHRIISELYVRDNCHPFKASLLIWIQLPLWILISIALRNLSLSASDTASAPAVQDLAMGGVLWFPDLTLPDSTWILPISLGLVNLLIVEIFALRRIELSKFQKYATYVIRGISVLMVPIAATVPSSMALYWFTSSCVGLGQNLLLRSPSLRTVCRIPKMKSDSDTPFRDLSAGLIAKYFPRK, encoded by the exons ATGTTGTGGTACCAGTCCTTGAAACTGGTGAAAACATTGGCATTGACGCATGGTGGCACATGTGTGTGGACGCGATGTGCATGGGAGAGAGCTCGAGGATTATCTTATTCAGCTGCTAATGGTATCATTGGAAAAGACCAAAGAATAGGCTGTAACAGGCAATTATCCTCATTGTCAAAATCATTTGAGGGTAATGGTGTGTTTCAAAGTCCCATAGTTTCTCACAGAAGGACACTGTCATTATCTTCACATGTGCCTGCATCAGCAGTTTCAACTCCTCAACCTGGCTGGTACGAAAGCTTTGCAGACTCGGTACCTGTTCAACTAACACAGGACCTCCTGATTAATGTGCAGCAGGTCACAGGACTACCATGGTGGGCAAGCATAATTTGTACCACACTGGCATTGCGAGCAACTGTGACGTTCCCACTAGCTATTTACCAGATGTACATTATTGccaag GTTGAAAATTTACAGCCAGAGATTGCAGAATTAGCCAAGCGACTGCGTTATGAAGTATCTGTGCGTGCAAAGCAAGTTGGATGGTCTGAAAAGGTGGCTCG TTTTCACTTCAGGAAGAATCTTCACAGGATCATCTCTGAGCTATACGTACGTGACAACTGTCATCCTTTTAAAGCCAGTCTATTGATCTGGATCCAGTTGCCACTGTGGATTCTCATCTCTATTGCCTTGCGGAATTTGagcctctcagcctctgatacagCATCAG CCCCTGCTGTTCAGGATCTAGCAATGGGAGGAGTACTCTGGTTTCCGGACCTTACTTTGCCAGATTCCACCTGGATTCTGCCCATCTCGTTAGGACTTGTAAACCTTTTAATAGTCGAG ATTTTTGCTCTCCGAAGAATCGAATTGTCGAAATTTCAGAAATACGCCACTTACGTGATCCGTGGAATCTCTGTGCTAATGGTCCCGATTGCTGCAACTGTGCCCTCA TCTATGGCTCTCTATTGGTTTACTTCTAGCTGTGTGGGTCTTGGGCAGAATTTGCTGCTACGCTCTCCGAGCCTTCGTACTGTCTGCCGGATTCCCAAGATGAAGTCTGATTCTGACACTCCTTTTAGAGACTTGTCAGCGGGACTTATTGCAAAATATTTTCCTAGGAAGTGA